The Streptomyces sp. NBC_00162 genome window below encodes:
- a CDS encoding isoamylase early set domain-containing protein, which produces MLERKLLKDRAQVTFVLPADIPPGQVSVVGDFNEWKPGAHTLEPRNDGNRAVTVGLPVKSVHSFRYLAAGDYWFDEDHADGHDGTNSLLHT; this is translated from the coding sequence ATGCTCGAACGCAAGCTGCTCAAGGACCGTGCTCAGGTCACCTTCGTCCTGCCCGCCGACATCCCGCCCGGCCAGGTGAGCGTGGTCGGTGACTTCAACGAGTGGAAGCCCGGCGCCCATACCCTTGAGCCCCGCAATGACGGCAACCGCGCCGTCACCGTCGGCCTGCCGGTCAAGAGCGTGCACTCCTTCCGCTACCTGGCGGCGGGTGACTACTGGTTCGACGAGGATCACGCCGACGGCCACGACGGCACCAACAGCCTGCTGCACACCTGA
- a CDS encoding S41 family peptidase has protein sequence MTTLTKLQPAPVIDETARLLTENYVFPEIAEQLAGLLQRRLAEGAYDVDDAEELARLVTADLQSVNGDRHLRLKHHADPVSPKQGAATLDAMRRDFDTSLGGAPRMHLLDGGVAVLELAPMLFPLEWAAEPLGAALTLASRAQALIVDLRANRGGDPDTVAFVCSYLLDKRTHLNTMHWRSGERSEQSWSLPHVPGARFGGIKPLYVLSSDTTFSAAEELAYNLQQLGRAVIVGEPTRGGAHPCKGWTVHPHLEATVPVGRAINPVSSTNWEGTGVQPDIPCAAADSLDRAHALAVARLAG, from the coding sequence ATGACGACTCTGACGAAGCTTCAGCCCGCCCCTGTCATCGATGAGACAGCCCGGCTGCTGACCGAGAACTACGTCTTCCCCGAGATAGCCGAGCAGCTCGCCGGCCTGCTTCAACGACGCCTCGCCGAGGGCGCCTACGACGTCGACGACGCCGAGGAGCTCGCCCGTCTGGTCACCGCGGACCTGCAGTCCGTCAACGGCGACCGACACCTGAGACTGAAGCACCACGCCGACCCGGTGTCCCCGAAGCAGGGGGCGGCCACCCTGGACGCCATGCGCCGGGACTTCGACACCTCGCTGGGCGGTGCGCCCCGGATGCACTTGCTCGACGGAGGGGTCGCCGTGCTGGAGCTGGCACCAATGCTGTTTCCGCTGGAGTGGGCCGCCGAACCGCTGGGCGCCGCGCTCACCCTGGCCTCCCGCGCCCAGGCACTGATCGTGGACCTTCGCGCCAACCGGGGCGGCGACCCGGACACGGTCGCCTTCGTCTGCAGCTACCTCCTGGACAAGCGCACCCACCTCAACACCATGCACTGGCGCAGCGGCGAGCGCAGCGAGCAGTCCTGGAGCCTGCCGCACGTTCCCGGCGCGCGCTTCGGCGGCATCAAGCCGTTGTACGTGCTCTCCAGCGACACCACCTTCTCTGCCGCTGAAGAGCTGGCGTACAACCTCCAGCAACTCGGCCGCGCCGTGATCGTCGGCGAGCCCACCCGCGGCGGCGCACACCCGTGCAAGGGCTGGACGGTGCACCCGCACCTGGAAGCCACCGTCCCCGTCGGCCGCGCCATCAACCCCGTCTCCAGCACGAACTGGGAGGGCACCGGTGTGCAGCCGGACATCCCTTGCGCTGCTGCTGACTCCCTCGACCGCGCTCACGCGCTGGCCGTCGCCCGACTGGCAGGCTGA
- a CDS encoding lamin tail domain-containing protein has product MSSASSSVRRIAATVLAAGAIVSAAALPAAAHDGDRHHQQRPRVEISRVQADSPGRDDRSNRSLNAEWVEITNTTRNPISLRGWTLRDSDGNRYRFDNVRIGGRAAIRIHTGNGHDTRTDLFQDRRDYVWDNRSDTATLRDDRGHTVDTESWGRRHH; this is encoded by the coding sequence ATGTCTTCTGCTTCTTCCTCCGTACGCCGTATCGCCGCCACCGTCCTGGCCGCCGGTGCGATCGTCTCCGCCGCCGCGCTGCCGGCGGCCGCGCACGACGGTGACCGTCACCACCAGCAGCGGCCGCGGGTGGAGATCAGCCGGGTCCAGGCCGACAGCCCCGGACGCGACGATCGCTCCAACCGGTCCCTGAACGCGGAATGGGTGGAGATCACCAACACCACCCGCAACCCGATCAGCCTCCGCGGCTGGACGCTGCGTGACAGCGATGGCAACCGCTACCGCTTCGACAACGTCCGCATCGGCGGCCGCGCCGCGATCCGTATCCACACCGGCAACGGCCACGACACCCGCACCGACCTCTTCCAGGACCGCCGCGACTACGTCTGGGACAACCGCTCCGACACCGCCACCCTGCGCGACGACCGCGGCCACACGGTCGACACCGAGTCCTGGGGCCGACGCCACCACTGA
- a CDS encoding vWA domain-containing protein, with amino-acid sequence MVFALDKSLSMAQPTSNGLSHMQMVREAVTRGAELIRDDSGAGVVTFDQEAHPEVKLSPFAPALSQRADVLAAVNAVEPGGDTSLGDGLVAAQQTMNANGRAFTSRALVVVTDGLENQPKFLDEVGGTITTRTFAVVAGAANLVSAPALTRLANGTGGRLLLTDTPGTDAEGFFRLSTYIQHVLASAADEDVVAEASGVVTPEEEVRVPFQLNETDIEATVILSLDVPSVSLELETPAGRVLTESELTALGATVRRTTNMIFCRFRLPFPAGVGAHSGTWQVGLKADERVLREETAKLRTAAEGDPARGAELDRLTAHGPRYSIVVTAWSNLRLNSRVTQPSMEPGATIRFDAVLAEFGRPVEGRADVEAEVRRPDGVVVTVPLDEEVPGAFRGDLTATMAGVWQARITARGHTFGRTRFARQQRLGVAVLVGGDHPPAPVVGTDVDGND; translated from the coding sequence GTGGTGTTCGCCCTGGACAAGTCCCTCAGCATGGCCCAGCCCACGAGCAACGGCCTCAGCCACATGCAGATGGTGCGCGAGGCGGTCACGCGAGGCGCCGAGCTCATCCGGGACGACAGCGGGGCCGGGGTGGTGACCTTCGACCAAGAAGCGCACCCCGAGGTGAAACTGTCGCCATTCGCACCCGCCCTGAGTCAGCGCGCCGACGTCCTGGCGGCGGTCAACGCCGTGGAGCCTGGCGGGGACACCTCCCTCGGGGACGGGCTGGTGGCCGCCCAGCAGACCATGAACGCGAACGGCCGCGCCTTCACGAGCCGTGCGCTGGTCGTGGTAACCGACGGGCTGGAGAACCAGCCGAAGTTCCTGGACGAGGTCGGCGGGACGATCACCACGCGGACCTTCGCCGTCGTCGCGGGGGCCGCGAACCTGGTCAGCGCCCCTGCGCTCACCAGGCTGGCGAACGGGACCGGTGGCCGGCTGCTGCTCACCGATACCCCAGGTACCGACGCCGAAGGGTTCTTCCGGCTGTCCACCTACATCCAACACGTCCTCGCCTCGGCCGCCGACGAAGACGTGGTGGCCGAGGCTTCCGGGGTCGTCACCCCGGAGGAGGAGGTCCGGGTCCCCTTCCAGCTCAACGAGACGGACATCGAGGCGACCGTCATTCTGTCGCTGGACGTGCCATCGGTCTCGCTCGAGCTGGAGACACCGGCGGGGCGGGTCCTCACGGAGTCCGAACTCACCGCCCTCGGCGCCACCGTCAGACGCACCACGAACATGATCTTCTGTCGCTTCCGGCTGCCGTTCCCCGCCGGGGTCGGCGCTCACAGCGGGACGTGGCAGGTGGGTCTCAAGGCCGATGAGCGAGTCCTCCGCGAGGAGACCGCCAAACTCAGGACTGCGGCGGAAGGAGATCCGGCGCGCGGCGCCGAACTGGACCGGTTGACCGCTCACGGCCCGCGCTACAGCATCGTCGTCACCGCGTGGAGCAATCTGCGCCTCAACTCGCGGGTCACCCAGCCGAGCATGGAACCGGGCGCCACCATCCGGTTCGACGCCGTTCTGGCCGAGTTCGGGCGACCGGTCGAAGGCCGTGCCGACGTGGAGGCGGAGGTACGGCGCCCCGACGGTGTCGTCGTGACCGTGCCGCTCGACGAGGAGGTGCCGGGCGCCTTCAGGGGTGATCTCACGGCCACCATGGCAGGCGTCTGGCAAGCCCGGATCACGGCCCGCGGGCATACCTTCGGCCGGACGCGGTTCGCGAGGCAGCAACGGCTCGGCGTCGCCGTACTGGTGGGTGGGGACCATCCGCCCGCCCCTGTGGTGGGGACCGACGTCGACGGCAACGACTGA
- a CDS encoding aminotransferase class V-fold PLP-dependent enzyme, giving the protein MSMTSRRGLLARSVGAVAVTLVPSSGAAGMNTPRERPVTTIDGRVDWDALRAQFRLEPGWVNLALFYLASHPQVVRDAVDHLTAQVDANPLSVPTGLALPDGPTGWPRVRQALAAYLGGRAEDIAMTASTGIGLGVFYNGVVTRPGQELLLTEHDHNAHRTAARLAADKHGNTLRLGSWFADPATATADGIAAAVGEAIRPNTRVVGITWVQSSTGLRMPVRAVAEVVRRANEGRSPADRCLLVVDGVHGLAAIDEDAASLGADVVIAGTHKWLFESSCGAARSTHLRATAAQPSLTTCHERLRHRCQVLPRQAPIESRLTHCRL; this is encoded by the coding sequence ATGTCGATGACGAGTCGGCGCGGTCTGCTGGCAAGGTCTGTGGGAGCGGTGGCGGTCACCCTCGTGCCCAGCTCCGGCGCGGCAGGGATGAACACACCGCGGGAGCGGCCGGTCACCACGATCGACGGGCGCGTGGACTGGGACGCCTTGCGGGCGCAGTTTCGCCTGGAGCCCGGATGGGTGAACCTTGCGCTGTTCTATCTGGCCTCGCATCCGCAGGTGGTCCGGGATGCGGTGGACCATCTGACAGCACAGGTCGACGCCAACCCTCTGTCGGTGCCCACGGGGCTGGCGCTGCCCGATGGCCCTACCGGATGGCCCCGGGTACGCCAGGCGCTCGCGGCCTATCTGGGAGGCCGGGCGGAGGACATTGCGATGACGGCGAGCACGGGCATCGGGCTGGGCGTCTTCTACAACGGCGTCGTTACCCGTCCGGGACAGGAGCTCCTGTTGACCGAGCACGACCACAACGCCCATCGCACCGCCGCCCGACTGGCCGCCGACAAGCACGGCAACACGCTGCGACTGGGCTCCTGGTTCGCCGATCCGGCCACCGCGACGGCGGACGGCATCGCAGCGGCAGTCGGCGAGGCGATTCGCCCGAACACCAGAGTCGTGGGGATCACCTGGGTGCAATCGAGCACGGGGCTTCGGATGCCGGTGCGTGCGGTGGCCGAGGTGGTGCGCCGAGCCAATGAAGGCCGCAGCCCTGCCGACCGCTGCCTGCTGGTCGTCGACGGTGTGCACGGGCTGGCGGCGATCGACGAGGATGCAGCCAGCCTGGGCGCGGACGTGGTGATCGCCGGAACGCACAAATGGCTGTTCGAAAGTAGCTGCGGAGCCGCTCGCTCAACACACCTGCGAGCCACCGCCGCCCAGCCCTCGCTCACTACCTGTCATGAACGGCTCAGACACAGGTGCCAAGTGCTGCCGCGCCAGGCGCCGATCGAGTCGAGGCTCACCCATTGCCGGCTCTGA
- a CDS encoding MFS transporter, with translation MSGAVEQVVGVRPVQATGLQAGPAGYFTAFGEPLPLQCVVDWCIGGIMALGGIGAAAGPLIGGLITSALSWRAAFVFQALVIVVIIVLSRRIEDPLPPDPTRPFDTVGTVLSAVGLVLVVTGILAADDNGWLMLALLFLGVLFLFAFFRWVRARERAGKEPLLSTSLFRIRTSNLGLVTQNTQWLLLMGVSFSVASYLQVVRGYDAIQTGVIFTAATLGILVSSLAAERLAKRRAQRTLILTGFVTTIAGIIVLTVVVGGSPNPWAFAPGLLLIGLGLGVMLTPSVNIVQSSFAEDQQGEISGLSRSVSNLGSSLGTAIAGTILVAGLTSHAYAAAMVTLAAVGLIGLTAAVLLPHHPPHTPTGPQGASDPSGDG, from the coding sequence GTGTCAGGCGCGGTGGAACAGGTCGTCGGTGTTCGTCCGGTGCAGGCCACCGGGCTGCAGGCCGGGCCCGCGGGGTACTTCACGGCCTTCGGCGAGCCACTGCCGCTCCAGTGCGTCGTAGATTGGTGTATCGGAGGGATCATGGCGCTCGGAGGCATCGGCGCCGCGGCTGGCCCGCTGATCGGCGGACTCATCACTTCGGCACTCAGCTGGCGGGCCGCTTTTGTGTTCCAGGCCCTGGTGATCGTCGTGATCATCGTCCTCAGCCGCCGCATCGAGGATCCCCTCCCGCCGGACCCGACCCGCCCGTTCGACACCGTCGGCACAGTCCTGTCCGCCGTCGGCCTCGTCCTGGTCGTCACCGGCATCCTGGCCGCCGACGACAACGGCTGGCTGATGCTCGCGCTCCTCTTCCTCGGCGTGCTCTTCCTGTTCGCCTTCTTCCGCTGGGTGCGTGCCAGGGAACGCGCAGGCAAGGAACCGCTGCTCTCCACCAGCCTGTTCCGTATCCGCACCTCCAACCTCGGCCTTGTCACCCAGAACACCCAGTGGCTGCTCCTGATGGGGGTGTCCTTCTCCGTGGCCTCCTACCTGCAGGTCGTCCGCGGCTACGACGCGATCCAGACCGGAGTGATCTTCACCGCGGCCACCCTCGGAATCCTCGTGTCCTCCCTCGCAGCCGAACGCCTCGCCAAACGCCGCGCCCAGCGCACCCTCATCCTCACGGGATTCGTCACCACCATCGCCGGCATCATCGTCCTGACCGTCGTGGTCGGCGGTTCCCCCAACCCCTGGGCCTTCGCGCCCGGACTGCTCCTCATCGGCCTCGGACTCGGCGTGATGCTCACCCCCTCGGTCAACATCGTCCAGTCGAGTTTCGCCGAGGACCAGCAGGGCGAGATCTCCGGCCTGTCCCGCAGCGTCTCCAACCTCGGCTCCTCCCTCGGCACGGCGATCGCCGGCACCATTCTCGTCGCCGGCCTCACCAGCCACGCCTACGCCGCCGCCATGGTCACCCTGGCAGCCGTCGGACTCATCGGCCTCACCGCCGCCGTCCTCCTCCCACACCACCCGCCACACACCCCTACCGGCCCACAAGGCGCGTCCGACCCGTCCGGCGATGGGTGA
- a CDS encoding CARDB domain-containing protein has protein sequence MTTPPAAPLRVALANGSFEQPAVTSVEILPDASQTQASKWVPGWLTTASDHKIELWHSGFQGVPAADGAQFAELNANEVSTLYQDLPTTPGTKLYWRLYHRGRQGDDTMALDIGAPGSTVEQRRFTDGNTAWGYYTGTYTVPAGQTLTRFAFRSISAAGGNRGVGNFLDGIFFGTAPYVELAKTAIPAGPLEVGDVVTYRITAKNEGGGGAENLILTDVIPQGTTYLPGSLRIVDGPNAGAKSDAQGDDQAYYDAPANRVVFHLGNGASAVEGGSLPSTETLPAGTTVEYRAVIDRASGGKQISNTATASYENRLGDTPEPLTSTSNEQVTQVKPAADLTVTKAADATTVTVGQTVTYRITVHNTGPNDATGVTATDQLPDSLTFLSADGPGSYDPATGRWTVGDLADGATTTLVLRAKATKAGLIGNTATATGNEKDPDTTNNTDTVSVCVEPAPSCCDPCAGQE, from the coding sequence ATGACCACGCCTCCCGCTGCTCCGCTCCGCGTCGCCCTGGCCAACGGCAGTTTCGAACAGCCCGCCGTGACCAGCGTGGAAATCCTGCCGGACGCCTCACAGACACAGGCGTCCAAGTGGGTCCCGGGCTGGCTCACCACCGCCTCCGACCACAAGATCGAGCTGTGGCATTCGGGCTTCCAGGGAGTGCCGGCGGCCGACGGCGCCCAGTTCGCCGAGCTCAACGCCAACGAGGTCTCCACGCTCTACCAGGACCTGCCGACCACCCCCGGTACGAAGCTGTACTGGCGGCTGTACCACCGCGGCCGCCAGGGGGACGACACCATGGCGCTGGACATCGGCGCACCGGGCTCCACGGTGGAGCAGAGGCGCTTCACCGACGGCAACACCGCCTGGGGCTACTACACCGGCACCTACACCGTCCCGGCAGGCCAGACGCTGACGCGCTTCGCCTTCCGATCCATCTCCGCCGCCGGCGGCAACCGCGGCGTCGGCAACTTCCTCGACGGCATCTTCTTCGGCACCGCCCCCTACGTGGAACTCGCCAAGACCGCCATTCCTGCGGGGCCGCTGGAGGTGGGCGACGTCGTCACCTACCGCATCACCGCGAAGAACGAGGGCGGCGGCGGGGCCGAGAACCTCATCCTGACCGACGTGATCCCGCAGGGCACGACGTACCTGCCCGGCTCCCTGCGCATCGTCGACGGCCCGAACGCCGGAGCGAAGAGCGACGCGCAAGGAGACGACCAGGCGTACTACGACGCTCCGGCGAACAGGGTCGTCTTCCATCTCGGCAACGGCGCTTCCGCGGTGGAAGGGGGCAGCCTGCCCAGCACCGAGACCCTGCCGGCAGGCACGACGGTGGAGTACCGGGCGGTCATCGACCGGGCCAGCGGTGGCAAGCAGATCAGCAACACCGCAACCGCCTCCTACGAGAACCGGCTCGGTGACACACCGGAGCCCCTGACGTCCACCTCCAACGAGCAGGTCACACAGGTCAAGCCGGCCGCCGACCTGACCGTGACGAAGGCGGCCGACGCCACCACCGTCACCGTCGGCCAGACGGTGACCTACCGCATCACCGTCCACAACACCGGCCCGAACGACGCCACCGGCGTCACCGCCACCGACCAGCTCCCCGACAGCCTCACCTTCCTCTCCGCCGACGGCCCCGGAAGCTACGACCCGGCCACCGGGCGGTGGACCGTGGGAGACCTGGCCGACGGCGCCACCACCACCCTCGTGCTGCGCGCCAAGGCCACCAAGGCCGGCCTGATCGGCAACACCGCCACCGCCACCGGCAACGAAAAGGACCCCGACACCACCAACAACACCGACACCGTCAGCGTCTGCGTCGAACCGGCCCCCTCCTGCTGCGACCCCTGCGCCGGCCAGGAATAG
- a CDS encoding ArsR/SmtB family transcription factor: protein MRDQPSHPPPPEDVLEIGTPEQFAALAHPLRQRLLFALGHRPATIGQLAAQLEAKKGNVAHHLKVLRDAGLIHVAETRQVRGGTEQYYQRTARHMVVAQPQAAGTAAMLTAFAQELDLSPVETHLTLRHLRLSPAKARELGEALAKLVDEAEEDTEDQPLHGVLVALYQQALPTSSTSPA, encoded by the coding sequence ATGCGTGATCAGCCTTCCCACCCGCCACCTCCTGAGGATGTTCTGGAGATCGGTACGCCTGAGCAGTTCGCGGCGCTCGCCCACCCGTTGCGTCAGCGGTTGCTCTTCGCCCTGGGCCACCGGCCTGCCACCATCGGGCAGCTTGCGGCGCAGCTCGAAGCGAAGAAGGGCAACGTGGCCCACCATCTCAAAGTGCTCCGCGATGCCGGGCTGATCCACGTCGCCGAGACCCGCCAGGTCCGCGGCGGCACGGAGCAGTACTACCAGCGCACGGCCCGCCACATGGTCGTCGCCCAACCCCAGGCGGCAGGCACCGCCGCGATGCTCACCGCGTTCGCCCAGGAGCTGGACCTCTCTCCCGTCGAGACCCACCTGACACTGCGCCACCTGCGTCTCAGCCCCGCGAAGGCAAGAGAACTCGGCGAGGCCCTCGCCAAACTGGTCGACGAGGCCGAGGAAGATACAGAGGACCAGCCCCTGCACGGTGTGTTGGTGGCGCTCTATCAGCAGGCCCTGCCGACCAGCAGCACCAGTCCCGCCTAG
- a CDS encoding tyrosinase family protein: MNIRRNIYNLTPQELADFQDALNAIKADGSYDDFIERHHHAMMEATPLSGETVNPGVRNVAHRGPAFLPWHRYFCRELELLLQAKKKNVTLPYWDEAGDAVAPAAAALWNTDPSAGPVYVGGDGDGPNGEVTTGPFKHWMALIEDLETGGLVPRQGILRALGSTGGPAARNKPLFPTAAQVENMLVNWGVYDTAPWSPASQGSFRNRLEGWERIVPPEGVPAAELGSQMHNRVHIWVGGDMGPGTSPNDPVFFLHHCNADRLWARWQHTHPTAPYLPASGGPIGHNLGDTMGHLVTTDATPARSLDYRRTLGFIYDTDPPLVEQVSPTVHFQDVPTLETVWRPAVFRIRAGAPVHLEVVSGSGPAAPYGLSSRGGG; the protein is encoded by the coding sequence ATGAACATCCGAAGGAACATCTACAACCTGACCCCGCAGGAACTCGCCGACTTCCAGGACGCGCTCAACGCGATCAAGGCCGACGGCAGCTACGACGACTTCATCGAGCGCCACCACCACGCGATGATGGAGGCGACTCCCCTGTCGGGGGAGACGGTGAATCCGGGCGTCCGCAATGTCGCGCACAGGGGGCCGGCGTTCCTGCCTTGGCACCGGTACTTCTGTCGGGAACTGGAGCTGCTGCTCCAGGCCAAGAAGAAGAACGTCACTCTCCCCTACTGGGACGAGGCGGGGGACGCGGTCGCTCCCGCGGCGGCCGCTCTGTGGAACACCGACCCGAGCGCGGGCCCGGTGTACGTGGGTGGCGACGGCGACGGCCCGAACGGCGAGGTGACGACGGGGCCGTTCAAGCACTGGATGGCTCTGATCGAGGATCTGGAGACCGGTGGGCTCGTCCCCCGGCAGGGCATCCTCCGAGCGTTGGGCAGTACGGGCGGCCCGGCGGCGCGGAACAAGCCGTTGTTTCCGACGGCGGCCCAGGTGGAGAACATGCTCGTGAACTGGGGCGTCTACGACACCGCCCCTTGGTCGCCAGCCAGCCAGGGCAGCTTCCGGAACCGTCTGGAAGGCTGGGAACGGATCGTCCCCCCGGAAGGCGTACCCGCCGCCGAACTCGGCTCCCAGATGCACAACCGCGTGCACATCTGGGTCGGTGGGGACATGGGTCCCGGAACCTCGCCCAACGACCCCGTCTTCTTCCTGCACCACTGCAATGCCGACCGCCTGTGGGCCCGCTGGCAGCACACTCACCCCACGGCCCCCTACCTTCCGGCGAGCGGTGGCCCCATCGGGCACAACCTCGGCGACACGATGGGGCACCTCGTCACGACCGACGCAACCCCCGCGCGGTCCCTCGACTACCGGCGCACCCTCGGCTTCATCTACGACACCGACCCGCCGCTGGTCGAGCAGGTCTCCCCGACGGTGCACTTCCAGGACGTGCCGACCCTGGAAACCGTCTGGCGGCCGGCGGTCTTCCGGATCCGGGCCGGCGCGCCCGTCCACCTGGAGGTCGTGTCGGGCAGCGGACCGGCCGCGCCGTACGGGCTCAGCTCCCGTGGGGGAGGGTGA
- a CDS encoding transposase, with product MRDRLDGLWHDEDFADWYPRDGRPGLSPAQLATICVLQFLLGLSDRQAAEAVRCRIDFKYAMAMELDDPGFHHSVLADFRDRLAEGDRADRLLDLALARLKEVGLVRERTTQRTDSTHVLAAVRDLTRLELITEAVRAALEEVAGTSPHLLDELVDEDWGRHYGRPVRLGKNPSKPKTRILATGNDTVRLLEHLYQHGADRTSGPRIEALRQIMVQNYHRDAAGHLRWRAAEKEGGTGLPPSSRAVVSPYDTSARYARHGHIISWKGFSAHLTETCAPDGPNVITDVATTAATTHDSQVLPGIHTRLSRRGLLPAEHLVDAGYTSLPHLEQATREHQVTVSGPLRSNPTRQHRRDEGFARDDFHIRLRPPAGHLPPGPGQPGLARPLPDVLAHRGPADRGQVHQKPVPALPGPHPVHHLPRKHPHRGLPPRELRDLQLRVRTEQQTPEWKTRYAVRSGVEGTVNEFAHGYGMRRCRYRGQGKAHIQHVLTAIAVNIERLSGLPPTEEAPTPRRPTAFQNYLDQREIPRPKSWRTLGS from the coding sequence GTGAGAGACCGGCTGGACGGGCTGTGGCACGACGAGGACTTCGCCGACTGGTACCCGCGTGACGGGCGTCCGGGTCTCTCTCCTGCTCAACTGGCTACCATCTGTGTGCTGCAGTTCCTGCTCGGCCTGTCGGACCGGCAGGCCGCTGAGGCGGTCCGTTGCCGCATCGACTTCAAGTACGCGATGGCCATGGAGCTGGACGACCCCGGCTTCCACCACAGTGTGCTGGCCGATTTCCGCGATCGTCTTGCCGAAGGCGACCGTGCTGACCGCCTCCTCGACCTCGCGCTGGCCCGCCTCAAGGAGGTCGGCTTGGTGCGTGAGCGCACCACCCAGCGCACCGACTCCACCCATGTCCTGGCCGCGGTGCGCGACCTGACCCGCCTGGAGCTGATCACCGAGGCGGTCCGCGCCGCACTGGAAGAAGTCGCCGGCACCTCCCCTCACCTGCTGGACGAGCTGGTCGATGAGGACTGGGGGCGCCACTACGGCCGACCGGTCCGCCTGGGCAAGAACCCCAGCAAGCCCAAAACCAGGATCCTTGCCACCGGAAACGACACCGTCCGGCTCCTGGAACACCTCTACCAGCACGGAGCAGACCGCACGTCCGGCCCTCGTATCGAGGCCCTGCGCCAGATCATGGTGCAGAACTACCACCGTGACGCCGCAGGACACCTGCGCTGGCGCGCCGCCGAGAAGGAAGGCGGGACCGGACTGCCGCCCTCGTCCCGGGCGGTCGTCTCGCCCTACGACACCTCGGCCCGCTACGCACGGCACGGACACATCATCAGCTGGAAGGGGTTCTCCGCTCACCTGACCGAGACCTGTGCTCCCGACGGCCCCAACGTGATCACGGACGTGGCCACCACCGCGGCCACCACCCACGACAGCCAGGTCCTGCCCGGCATCCACACCCGCCTCTCCCGCCGCGGACTCCTGCCCGCCGAGCACCTGGTCGACGCCGGCTACACCTCCCTGCCCCACCTGGAACAAGCCACCCGTGAACACCAGGTCACCGTCTCCGGACCACTCCGGAGCAACCCCACCCGGCAACACCGCCGGGACGAGGGCTTCGCCCGGGACGACTTCCACATCAGACTACGACCGCCAGCAGGTCACCTGCCCCCAGGGCCAGGTCAGCCAGGGCTGGCACGGCCCCTACCCGACGTCCTCGCCCACCGCGGCCCCGCTGATCGTGGCCAGGTTCACCAAAAGCCAGTGCCAGCCCTGCCCGGCCCGCACCCAGTGCACCACCTCCCGCGAAAGCACCCGCACCGTGGGCTTCCCCCACGAGAACTCCGCGACCTGCAACTCCGCGTCCGCACCGAGCAACAGACACCCGAGTGGAAGACCCGCTACGCGGTCCGCTCCGGAGTGGAGGGCACGGTTAACGAGTTCGCCCACGGATACGGCATGCGACGCTGCCGCTATCGAGGACAGGGAAAGGCCCACATCCAGCACGTCCTGACAGCCATCGCCGTCAACATCGAGCGCCTCAGCGGTCTGCCACCAACCGAGGAAGCCCCCACGCCCCGCCGACCGACTGCCTTCCAGAACTACCTCGACCAGCGCGAGATACCCCGGCCGAAGTCCTGGCGAACCCTGGGCAGCTGA